One region of Bombus affinis isolate iyBomAffi1 chromosome 5, iyBomAffi1.2, whole genome shotgun sequence genomic DNA includes:
- the LOC126916034 gene encoding NADH dehydrogenase [ubiquinone] 1 alpha subcomplex subunit 6, whose translation MASRVTVGLKKVKPILSLSPIDAHRRVITLYKTWYRQIPFILSNYDLPVTKEDCIKKLRDEFKRHANVKDTRVIDMLLIKGQMELQETCSQWKPAATLMNYWKVTQEPKPKDFISKFISGHD comes from the exons ATGGCTAGTCGTGTAACAGTAGGTTTAAAAAAAGTGAAACCAATTTTGTCACTAAGTCCTATAGATGCTCATAGAAGagtaataacattatataaaacATGGTATCGCCAAATTCCATTTATCT tgTCAAACTATGACCTTCCAGTGACAAAAGAAGATTGTATAAAAAAGTTACGAGATGAATTTAAACGTCATGCCAATGTAAAGGATACAAGAGTGATCGATATGTTACTTATTAAG GGACAAATGGAACTTCAAGAAACTTGCTCTCAATGGAAACCAGCTGCAACATTAATGAATTATTGGAAAGTAACTCAGGAACCAAAGCCAAAGGACTTCATATCCAAGTTCATTTCAGGTcatgattaa